The nucleotide sequence TTGGGGCTTTGTAGCAACTTATGATGTAAAACCCACAGGACAATATCATGCTTATCACAACATAATAACTTTTCAGCAGTTATGTAATAAACCTGAAattaaaaaacctgaataaaactttaaaactccatttaattaatgaatattaTTCTTTTCTGAGGAAAATTGCTTTTGCGCTCTGGTTGCACTGCATGGTTTATGTCATTCATAAATAGATGGCATGAGATAATATCAGACATTGTGGGGAGGCGTAAATGGAAAGCAATTTTTAATATTGTGTAGGAGTGAAAGGCTTTTTAGCGACTCACATTTTCCATTCTGAGTTGTTATTCTTGTTTGCTCGTCATgacaatttgtttttcttttgcatttatttaaacacttgAGGTGCACACAaggattgtttttttccaccatgAGGGTGATTTTACAAAGAGCTGCGAAACACGAATGCATATAGTATGAGGATAGCAgcttaattattttcaaatatggcTATTTAAAAGCATCAAATACAAGATGTGTTATACAATGAGTTGAACTGGAAAGGCTAATGAAGTCCACCTGAGGAAGTCATCTGAGGCTTTTGTGCTTCAGATCAGAGGAAGCTGCCTGAGAAGTGAGATCTAGGTTAATGGGATAATGTGAACCACACTGAAAAGGCTAGTTTGAACAAAATATCAGGTAGTGTAATTAACAGATGCATATAGAAAGTCGCCTCCAGTTTGAAAGTAcgtacatttaattttttaagctTAAAAACTACTACCTAAAGGGCATCATAGGTATGATGCCTTCTCGGTGATATCAGCTTTCGAATAAAAGATTTGAAATCTTgtgccacttcctgttcttGCGTGCCGTGTCTTCCCCAGGCATCGTGTCCCTGGTCTCCCTGGCCACCCTGTCGTACGAGCGCTACACCGCGGTGCTCTGCCCCACCAAGGCGGACGCGTCCGACTTCAGGAAGGCCCGGCTGTCCGTGGGGGGCTCCTGGCTGTACTCCCTGGTGTGGACCGTGCCGCCCCTCCTGGGCTGGAGCAGCTACGGGCCCGAGGGCCCGGGCACCACCTGCTCGGTGCAGTGGCACCACCCATCGGCCAGCAGCACCTCCTACGTGGTCAGCCTGTTCGTCTTCTGCCTGTTCCTCCCCCTGCTGCTCATGGTCGTCTGCTACAGCAGGATCCTGCTGGTAATCCGAGGGGTGAGTGATTACCCAGGGGGCAAAGGTCTCCGCGCAGTCAGGAGCGCACACCGATGTCACTTGACCAACAAAGCGCCGTGCTATGTGATATTGGCGCTTCTGTGTTGTGACCCAGTTGAGCAGCTCTTCATAAGAACACTACACCAAAACCCCTGTAAGCCTGTCGAAAGAGTTCTGCAGTAAAACTACTGTTGATGTAGGTCTGTAAAAAGAAAGCTATAGTAAAACTCCACTGCTGAGCTGTGAAGGATTTTCCCATCCCCCCCTGTGGAGGCCTTCGACCCAGCAGAGAGTGGTCTCTTATGCAACCATGTCACAAGCAGCCCAGACAGCAGTAATCACTCGGACAGAGGCCGTGTGCGCATCTTCACACATGAATTCCGTTTCCAAAGTCCTGTCTAATGGCAGTGATTAGAAACTTCTCACACAAGGATTCATGTATATAACATGATGCCCTGTCTGCAAATAATACACACCTatgcgcacgcatgcatgcattgGAAGCATACACAACGTATGTATTATGTACAAGCAcgaagaggaaaataaaaatgtaggcatgcgtgcacaaacacaaaccctcatatacacacatggacacacccgattatatgcacacatatacagataaatgtatgtatagtacacaggcagacaaacaaacgaatgcgcatgcacacatgcaaggCTATCCTCCATCATTACCTTTTCTACATGCATAAGGAAAAGGAGCATGAATGACAGCTCTTGTGTGCCTCACACTGACTGGGTTCAGGCAATAAATCATGTTCAAACGGCTCAGAAACCACTGCCGGCGAGCTGCCATCGTCAAACAGGTGGGATCCCGCTTACTTGCATTATCTAtgcaggtggagggggaggcTAGCCGGGACATAGCACTACTCCAAATGCAGGGAGATCTCATCTCAAGCATGCAGACAAGCATTTGTGCCTTCATCACGCAGTGGGCGTAAAGCATTTCAActgtaatttggcacaccttattctgctaattagcagctcaacgagatctctagctgttgaatgaggcgtgctttgttagggctggagagAACACATACTGGACGGTAGATCTGAAGGAACGGGGCTGGGAACCACTGTCGTAAGTGCTGTCTACCGCTGTCCATCAAGCCTTCACATCAGTTATGGTGCATGAAATGGAAATGGTGGTCAGtataaacaagcaaaaaaaaaaaaaactgttcaacATTCGATTAAATTTTTTCTTTGATTAAATATCGTCTGATACAATTCTGCACAATAAGGATACTGGAGCTGTTTGCTCATTCATATTAATCTCTTCagtgccccctccctctctccatttcagaAATGTCAGTTAACAGATCAAGCAGAGTTACCCTGTGGTCAGGGGAGAACTGCCACAATATGAAGCCAATTAAGTTTGTGtccctggttttcattttctatttaaagatgaaaaactgagtatttttaaattatgccaaCGAACATAAAAGAGGGAAAAGGCATGACGTGTCTCTCTGGGCCTTTTATTGATCTGCCTccagaacaaaaacaggaagcaaTGCAGGCGCGTCTGCCAGTGTAATGTTCAGGGGGTCAGTAACCCTCTCACCGTCGTGAGTCATACCCTCTGCCTATAGGTTTCATAAGCTGCATGCCAAGTGAAGGAATATGTTACTCGGTTATTTTTAGAATCTATGCCTTGTTTGTTACTATTGGTGACAGCCCATTACGTAACCCTGTGTATTTCCTGGGGGTTATTGGTCCACATGAGAGACTGTCGGATGTATTTTATGTGAGAAGCTTTGTAGATTTACCTGTGGTGCTTGCctgaatgagtttttttttttaatttaagccAAAACCTTCAGTTTGAATATAAGTGTACACAATGAAGCACGTAATTATGATACCCATAAGTGGTATTCCTGCACATTATGAGGAAAGCCCTTTATGAAAGTAAACAAAGCACTTTATGGAATGAACACAATCCCTGATGGAGTTTGAGAACTGCCTATCTCCTGATAGCCTACAGCATTGTACACAATGTACATTCGACACACTTTTTGCACAGCATTTAGACTGTACTCATTCATATGACAGAGTTTCAAGTTTGTATTACACTAACTGCTGCTTTGCTGGCAACACTGCATGTCTATGGTAAAGAAAAATATCCATCCACATTCGCTGTCTTCCAGTCTATGACTTTAACACAAGTAAAGTATCATTCATGAGAAATAAAAGTCGGGTAGAGGAACATGCTGTGGACAGAACGGTGGACACATTGTGATTGGACTCTGCCAAGCGCTCAGGGACATGGAACAGAGACAGCTGACAGACGAGTGACCAGAGAGTGTGAAATAAGCAGCGCAGAGCTGCGCAGTGACAGTACAGTGTTCAGCTACAGTGACAGTACAGTGTTCGGCTACAGTAACAGTACAGTGTTCAGCTACAGTGACAGTACAGTGTTCGACTACAGTAACAGTACAGTGTTCGGCTACAGTGACAATACAGTGTTCAGCTACAGTGACAATACAGTGTTCAGCTACAATAACAATACAGTGTTCAGCTACAGTGACAATACAGTGTTCAGCTACAATAACAATACAGTGTTCAACTACAGTAACATTACACAGTGTTCAGCTACAGTGACAGTACAGTGTTAAGCTACAGTGACAATACAGTGTTCAGCTACAATAACAATATAGTGTTCAGCTACAGTGACAATACAGTGTTCAGCTACAATAACAATACAGTGTTCAGCTACAGTGACAATACAGTGTTCAGCTACAGTAACAGTATAGTGTTCAGCTACTGTGACAATACAGTGTTCAGCTACTTTAGCTGAAGTGTGTGTATTCTGATGCAATTGCCCCTGAGTGTATACTTTCAACATAACAGGCCAAATAGCACAGGTAGCACAAATGGGTAATTTTACTACAGCAATAAGACATACATTTAGGCCTCAGttctggtcctggggagccacagAGTGCCTTagttttgttgttactcagcaattaattgattaattaaaagaGTTTGTTATTGCCTCATCTAGCTTGTGTCTGTACTGAATTTAATGTGATGTCAGAACCCCGTGTCTCTCCACGGCTGGGTTTGAAAATCACTGCTTTCTGCCATTCTGTGGCAGCTTTGTTTTACAGCATCTGGCCTAAAGGGTTTTGTAAAGCTTATGGGATGTCTACTTAGAATGGTCATGTGTGCCATTAAGATGTGCTGTCGGGGAAAAACTGCAGCCGCGTCTGGGAAAGTGCTGGCTGACAAAGCGTGTACAAAGAGTGTACATTGTTTGGTTCCAGACGGGACAgcattttcttaaatataaCTGCCTGTTGCTGTTGCTCTGAGGTGTGACATAACATACGCGCTGTCCCACAGTCATTCATCAATTTCTGTGGTTTCAAAAGCGCCGTTTCTCTTCCAAAGCATTGCTGCCTGTGGGTGATCTTGTGCTTGTTTCAGTCGATTAATTGCTGCTTCAATCGCTGTGATATTGAGCCCCTTTCTCACACTCCGGATAACGGTGTGAACATTGATGAAGTGCAAGTTTTTCTCCCCAGCATTTACGTAGTTAAGTAGTCACAGCAAGCACTGACTCGCAATAAATCTGAAACTGCTCTAATACGCTCAAAATGCTGCCACATCTTCTGCTgcccataataataatttagtgtTTCAGTAAAGCATCAATGGTTCTTTAATGAGACATGACTGTATAGACTTactaaaaactatttaaacCAGTTCTGAGTAcgttgtggtgtggggatggctggtttaagcagccacacctgccctgggtcaagctaattagacctggccagtTGGATAatttggttaagaattagataattggccaggctaattggacccgggagcaggagtggctgcacctgtgcgtagtgaggtaatcagtgcgcacaggttaaatctgccatccccactcacagagaggagcctctctgtcatgacagtgttttacatctgctcatttggctgtaacatcttgccaaacccttgtaaataaatctggactgttggaacatcatctccctgtgtctctgtgctggagggcccctaggaaagccacttcggtggcctgtggcaggcttgtttgccacagacgtcctctccctcactcctccctccctcctcgcAGGTGGCGAAGATCAACCAGACATCCGCGCAGAGGCGAGAGAACCACATCCTGTTGATGGTGGTGTTCATGGTGTCCTGCTACCTGCTGTGCTGGATGCCATATGGGGTTGTGTCGATGATGGCCAGCTTTGGCAGGAAGGGCCTGATCTCCCCCATCGCCAGCATCGTGCCCTCTGTCCTGGCCAAGAGCAGCACTGTCATCAACCCCATCATCTACATGCTATTCAATAACCAGGTGAGCAGGTTTACGAACCACTGTGACTAGCGCTGTACTAGAACCCTTTTTACAACCAGGTGGGCCAGCCAGAGGTATTTACTCAGCcatatttacacagaaatcaatTTTCACAAGTTATTTGGCAAACAGTGGCATGACTTATTTTGAGCTTTCAGAGCACTGTAAGAAGTGAATGGGATTAATCCTGtgactgcaaaaaataaaaataaaaaagttgtaattttttaaaatccatacCATGAAGTTTTATTTCAGGATGGGGTGTTTCAAGTAAGAATAGTAAACAAGgaagcatttttatttgagttcttccataaataaaatgcaaataaatggtCTAGTTTTCACGCAAGTTTCTCTTTATTCAGACTGAGCCTTCATAGACCTCTTAGATAGAGAGCCAGACCTAAATCGCCTATTTATGAGGCACGTTCAGAGTGCAGCTGAGCTGATTTACTGGAGTGAGAGAAacatgaaatattgaaataacatgAGTGGTTAGCTTTATAGATTTAACTGTGTGCAACATGTATACATGGTCAAAATTAATGCTAATAACAACAATAGCATTTCTGCTCTTCTGCTCTAGCTGTGGTAGTAGCTCCACACAGTGTCAATGACTGCATTCTTTCCTTGTATTGATGCAGATGtccacatttcattttgaaggtTTTACATTGTTATGGTCATCGCCCTTTCTATTGAGTCCTCATACCTATTCAAATATAGCGTTAATGTGgctgtttcctttctgttccaTGTTCCTATCATCTGGAACAAGACAATAGAACATATGAATGTGTTGTCAGATAGGGGCCAGACTGTCTGTGCTTGTTTTGGTTGATAAGGCTTTTGGATTAGACATGCAAAGTGGCATGCTCCCAGTGACTTGCTCCTTTGTGACTTCATCAGTTCTACAGGTGCTTCATGGCCTTCATCAAATGTGGGGCGGAGCCTGACCCCAGCCATATCCTCAACACCCATCCCAGCAGCCGGATGGAGGAGCACCTGGCCAACAgggtccctctctccctgctgcgGTCCGACACGCCCCCCGACAACCTCGGGACGCCCTACGGCACCCAGATTGGCGCCATGCACCGGGAGAATTGTGCCCTGGTCCTGGTGGCACACTACACCCCTGAGGGGTGGGGCAATTTGGTCCCGTGACAGAGGGCACCGGCTTGTGCCAGTACCATCCACTGCGGATTGAGAAATCCATAGCATGTCAAACTCAGAATGTCAGACTACATTGACTCAGATACAATGACCCAACGGCCGTCTGGGGATCAAGGGTCACCCACTGGCTCTTTGACCATCACCATCTTTCTGCTTTCTCGCTGTCTGTGGTTTTCCTACACTTGATTGTTTGTAGAGGGGCGGAGGTTCTTGCCGTCATATGCCAGTGACAAGTGCTGGAGGACAAGCAGGCAAATGCAAACAGTCGTAAAGTCTAATTAATGACTATTTCCACTCCTCAAGGGGAGCACGTCTTTGAGAGGAGGCTAATTGGTTTGGTGGCCTGGTTATCCTTACATAATGGTGACAACAATTACGTTTCCTTGGGACCCCTCTTGAAGCCCCAGCGAGGGGCAGCAGAACAATAGCATCCGGGAGGCTCTGCATGATGTAAATATTCTTCTAATTGAAGGGTAAAtgagtttttttcattatttattttattagacaATCTTTAATTATCCATTCGATGCAACTGCTTTTCTTATTACCTTAATCTTGCGCTTATACACAGCTGTGCGCCATTAGGACTGCCATGCATGAAGGAGACTGACAGGACGATCAACAGGGGTGCCTCTGTTACAGTTCTGATTGTGGCCAACAGGCGGAGCCTCTGGTCCTATCATGTGCAGGAAGCAGAGCCAGTGGTTGCTatcatttatacatttctttcttatacatttctacatttcGTGAAGCTGTGAAACGCAGCTTACAGCTAAGACCGTACCGCCTGGGGCTTTGCAGAATGtcagtattttactgtgcatggtGACCACATCGATTGtaa is from Anguilla anguilla isolate fAngAng1 chromosome 9, fAngAng1.pri, whole genome shotgun sequence and encodes:
- the LOC118235472 gene encoding pinopsin-like, which encodes MVVQHWDLNFSTCDSSVLNLSANVSSRDLLVPQDTSSLSRTGHTVVAVFLGFILVFGFLSNFLVLLVFARFQALRTPINLILVNICVSDMLVCIFGTPFSFAASLYGRWLLGHHGCKWYGFANALFGIVSLVSLATLSYERYTAVLCPTKADASDFRKARLSVGGSWLYSLVWTVPPLLGWSSYGPEGPGTTCSVQWHHPSASSTSYVVSLFVFCLFLPLLLMVVCYSRILLVIRGVAKINQTSAQRRENHILLMVVFMVSCYLLCWMPYGVVSMMASFGRKGLISPIASIVPSVLAKSSTVINPIIYMLFNNQFYRCFMAFIKCGAEPDPSHILNTHPSSRMEEHLANRVPLSLLRSDTPPDNLGTPYGTQIGAMHRENCALVLVAHYTPEGWGNLVP